Within Raineyella sp. W15-4, the genomic segment GCGGGCTGACTTCGATCACGACGACGGGATCGACGGTGAGGCTCTCCCCGCCGGTCTCGAACTGCGTGCCGGACACCTGCAGCTTGTCGAGCAGCCGGGGCAGCGGATGTACCGGTGCGGGGACGAAGGCCCGGACGGCGGCGGTGGCGTGGCCCTCCGGTCCCGGCTGGCTGGTCGTGATGCCGTCGAGGATCTGGACGTCGTCCCAGCGTTTGCCGTCGGCGCGGCGGACGAGCTTGCGGATCCGGTCGTCGGACCAGTATTCGACAGCGTCGTGCCATGGCCCGCCCGGGGCCGCGCGCTCGTCGGCGAGCAGCGAGACGACCGCCCGGGCGGCCGCCTCGGCCACATCGATCTCCCGGGTCGGGACATGCCGGTCGCGGCGGACGACGAGCTGCATCGCCCAGGGGAGGTCATCGTCATCGTGCTCGGTCACGCCGGACGACCCTACCGGCCGAGGTGCCGGGCCAGGTACCGGCCGGTGGTGCTGGCGTCGGCCCGGGCGATCTCGTCGGGGGTGCCGACGGCGATGATCCGGCCGCCGGCCGCGCCGCCGCCGGGCCCCATGTCGATCACCTGGTCGGCGTTGGCGATCAGATCCAGGTCGTGCTCGATCACGATGACGCTGGCCCCTCGGTCGGTGAGTCGCTGCAGGACGTCGAGCAGCGTACGGACGTCGAGTGGGTGCAGTCCCACACTGGGTTCGTCCAGGACGAAGACCGCGCCGGACTGGTCGCGGTGCAGCTCGGTGGCCAGCTTGAGCCGTTGTGCCTCCCCGCCGGACAGCGCCGGGGTGTCCTCCCCCAGCGTCAGGTAGCCGAGGCCGAGGTCGTCCAGGGCGCTGAGCCTGCGGCGCACCGCCGGGAGGTCGCCGACCACGCCGAGGGCTTCCCGTACGGTGTGGCCGAGCAGCTCGGGCAGCGCGATGCCACCGCGGCGGATCTCGAGGGCCCGCGGGGCGTAGCGGCTGCCACCGCAGTCGGGGCATGGGATGTCGATGTCGGGCAGGAACTGCACGTCGAGGGAGACCTGCCCGGTGCCCTCGCAGCGTGGGCAGGCCAGCGACCCGGTGTTGTAGGAGAAGTCCGAGGCGGTCAGCCCGAGCCGGGTCGCGTCGTCGGTGGCGGCGTACGCCTTGCGCAGGTCGTCGTAGACGCCGGAGTAGGTGGCGACGGTGGAGCGTACGTTCACCCCGATCGGCGTCGCGTCGACGGTGTGCACCCGGGTGATCCCGTCCGCCTCGATCGTCCGGACGTGACCGGGGACCCGGCCGGTCCGCCCGGATCTCCCGTTGCCGGATCGCCCGGCGAGGGCGACCAGGGCCGGCACCAGCGAGTCCAGCACAAAGGTGGTCTTGCCCGACCCGGACACGCCGGTGACGGCGACCAGCCGGCCCCGGGGGATGTCGACCCGGAGCGGCCGGACGGTGTGGATCGCGGCGGTCTCCAGACGGATCCGGCCGATCGAGAACATCTCCGCCGCGGTGACCCGTTCCCGGACGACCACCGGCTGGTCGCCGGTCAGGAATCCGCCGAGCAGCGACGCCGGGTCCCGCTGCACCGCGGCGACCGGGCCCTGGGCGAGCACGGTGCCGCCCTCGGTACCCGAGCCCGGCCCGATCTCCACCAGCCAGGTGGCCTCGCGGAGGATCTGGACGTCGTGGTCGACGAAGACGACGGAGTTGCCGTCGGTGAGCAGGTCACGCATCACCCCGAGCAGGCCGTCGACGTTGGCCGGGTGCAGCCCGATCGAGGGCTCGTCCAGCACGTACAGCACGCCGGTGGTCTCGTTGCGGACGGCCCGGGCGAGTTGGACCCGCTGCAGCTCTCCGGTGGAGAGCGTCGCCCCTGCTCGGTCCAGGGTGAGGTAGCCCAGCCCGAGCTGGATGAGCCGGCGGGCCATCCCGAGCAGGGTGTCTACCAGCGCGTCGGCCATCGGCAGCATCTCCGCCGGGAGCGTGCCACGGACCGTCGGCGCCCAGGCGACGACGTCGTCGAGGGTCAGCGCGGTGACATCGGCCAGGCCGAGGTCACCGATCCGTGGGGTGCGGGCCGCCTCCGACAGTCGGCTGCCGTGGCAGTCGGGGCAGGTGCCGGTGGTGAGGAACTTGGCGATCCGCTGCACGGCGCGTTCGTCCTTCGCGGTCCGCAGCGCCTCCTCGACGGTGAGTCGGGCGTTGCGGAAGGTGAAGTCCAGTTCCACGAAGCGGCCGGTCTTGGTGGTGACGCTGATGTGCCGCTTCTCCTCGGGCCCGTGCAGGACGATGTCGCGCTCCGCGGCGGTGAGCTTGTCGAACGGCACCTCGGTGCGGACCCCGAACTCGGCGACGACCTGGGGCATCACCTTGAAACCGATCATCTGCCAGGAGGCCACCGCGCCCTGGTCGATGGACTTCGAGCCGTCCGGCACCAGGGTCGCCTCGTCGACGGCCCGGACGACGCCGGTGCCGGCACAGGTCGGGCAGGCCCCGCCGGAGTTGAAGGCGAGCGCCTCGGCGCCCGGTGGGGTGACGGCGGCCCCGCACACCGGGCAGCGGATCGGGATCTCGGCCGCGACGTCGATGGTCGGCCCGATCCGGTGGCCGTTGGGGCACCGGTGGGAGGCGAGCCGGGAGAACATCAGCCGCAGCACGTTGAGCAGCTCGGTCGAGGTGCCGAAGGTGGAGCGGACCCCGGGCACTCCCGGGCGTTGGCGCAGCGCGAGGGCCGCGGGCACATGCTGCACCGAGTCGACTGCGGCCCGCGGGGCGTGCGCCATCCGGCGGCGGGTGTAGGTGGACAGCGCCTCGATGTAACGGCGCGATCCCTCGGCGTAGAGCACCCCGAGGGCCAGCGACGACTTACCCGAGCCGGAGACGCCGGCGATCCCGACGAGCTCCCGCAGCGGGATGTCGACGTCGATGCCCTTGAGGTTGTGCACCCGGGCGCCGCGAACGGAGATGTGATCGGTGACCTCGTTCACATCCGACAGGCTAGTTCGCGACGGAAGCCCAGGCCGCGCGGCATCAGCCGATCGCGGCCTCCTTCGCCATCCGGCGGGCGCCCCGCAGACCGAACACCGAGGCCGGGCCGATGGTGGATCCGGGACCGGGATAGGTGTGGCCCATCACCGACGCGGTGGTGTTGCCGGCGGCGTAGAGACCCGCGATCACCGAGCCGTCGGCCCGCAGTACCCGGGCGTCGGCGTCGGTGACCACACCGCCCTTGGTGCCGAGGTCGCCGATGACCACCTTGTACGCGGTGAACGGGCCCTTCTCCAGCGGTCCGAGGCAGGGGTTCGGCCGTACGGTGGGGTCACCGTAGTAGCGGTCGTAGGCAGAGTCCCCACGATGGAAGTCCTGGTCCCGCCCGGTGCGGGCGAAGCCGTTGAACCGCTCGACGGTCCCCCGCAGCACGGCCGGGTCCACGCCGATCCGGCCCGCGAGGGCGTCCAGTGACCCCGCCCTGAACAGCAGACCCTGCGCCGCCATCGCCTTGGTCAGGCCCGGGATGATCGAGAAGGTGCTGAAGTAGCGCCGGGAGTGGCGGGCCTCGGTGATGAACCAGTAGTCGCCGTCCCTGTCGTGGGCGAGCATGTGGTGCCCCAGGTCGACGTACGACTCCGACTCGTTGGCGAACCGCTGCCCCCTGGCGTCCACCATCAGGCCGTACGGCATCGACCGTTCACCGACCAGGAAGGACGGGGTGCCGCCCTCGACCGGCGCCAGCGAGGCTCCCCACCAGGCGTCCTCCATGTAGTCGACCGCCGCCCCGAGGTCCTGCGCCATCGCGATCGCGTCGCCGAGGTTGCCCGGATTGCCCGACGGATAGCCGTCGATCCCCTCGTAGCGGCGTCGCCACTCCCGGTTGTGCTCGAAGCCGCCAGCCGCCAGCATCACGCCGCGACGGGCGCGCAGCACCTTCTCCCCGCCTGGTGCACCGACCCGGACGCCGACCACCCGGTCGCCCTCGGTGACGAGCGCCTCAGCCGGCGTGCCGAGCAGCAACGGGACACCGCCGCGGACAAGGACCGCGTGGGCGAACTGGGCCGCCAGCGCGCCGCCCAGGCCGACCAGGCGCTTGCCGCGTACCAGACCGCCGAGGGCGCGGAACACGAACTGCGCGCCGCGGACGAATCCACCGGGAGTGGACCAGGCCCGGCCCAACAGCCACACGTCATTCGTCCGCACCGGCAGGGGGATCGGGTCCCGCTGCGTCGTGGCCCACTCCCCCAGCCGCTTGAGATCGAAGTTCTGCCCCTCGATGGCGCGCCCGATCTTCCCGCCGGGCAGTTCCGGATAGTAGTCCGGGTAGTCGGGGTCGCGGAGGAACTCCATGCCGTGCCGCTCGGCGGTGAGGACGAAGTCCTCCACGCCGCCCACGAACGCCTCGAGCCGCTCCGGCGAGGACGCCGGGCCGGGCTCCCCGACCGTCCGTCGCAGGTAGTCGAGGGCCTCCTCGCGGGAGTCCGCCGCCCCCTGACGGCGCATCAGCGGATTGTCGGGGAGCCACAGGCCGCCACCCGACATCGCGGTGGAGCCGCCCCACCGATCGGTGCTTTCCACCATGATCACGCTGAGGCCCTCGTCGACGGCTCCCAGCGCCGTGGCGAAGGCGGCCGCACCACTGCCGACGACCACCACGTCGTAGGTCTCATCCCCTGTGCCTGACATCTCTGACATCGTCGAACCACCCTGTTCCCGATCGGTCCGTCACTACCGGACGATGCTGTCCGGATGAGTATAGTCGACGTAATGGAACAGCGGCGACCGAAGGCGAACCGGGGTCCGGCGGCAGCAGCGGAGAACCGTACGGCGATCCTGCGGTCGGCCCGTCGCCTCTTCGCCGCCCAGGGGTTCCGGGTCCCACTCACGGCGATCGCCCGGGACGCCGGCGTCGGGCAGGGCGTGCTCTATCGGCATTTCCCCACTCGGATGGATCTGGCCCTGGCGGTGTTCGACGAGAACCTGACCCGGATCGAACGCACCGCCGCCTCCGGCGGACCCGAGGTGTTCGACCGGGTGTGGCGCGAGCTGGTGACGCTCATCCTCACCGACGTGGCCTTCGTCGAGACCGCGGTGGAGGCGGATCGTACGGCGACCGCCGAGCAGTCTGCCGACCGCCTCGCCGGCATCATCACGCCGCTGTTGGACGACGCCCGTCGCGCCGGATCCGTCGACTCCGATGTCGACGTCGACGACCTGTTCCGGGCCCTGCGGGCCGCGTACGGTCTCGTGGTGACTGCGCAGGACTCCGCCCAGGCGCGCCGGGACGTCGTGGCGCTGATGACCTCGCTCGGCCTCCCTGCGCCGCAGTGAGACCACCGGCCGTCAGCGCCACGCCCAGGCTCAGCCTTCCGTGCGAGGCTGGAGACATGGTGGACAGATCCTTGATTTCCGATCAGGCGTCGATTCCCGATCAGGCGGCCGAGACCGCGACGCGACTCGTGACCGAGGCGGGAATCACCGCGAACGCCGACCTCGTCGCCCGCATCCTCGAGACCGGCCTCGGCCTGGGCACCGATGCGCCGACGCGGCTCGACCTGAAGATCGCCTCCGCGGCACTCACCGAGATGCGCGCCGCGTTCCGGCTCTTCGCCCCGTACCAGGGGGTGCCGAAGGTCACCATCTTCGGCTCGGCCCGGACCCGGCCGGACACCCTGTTGTATCGCGCGGCCGCGGACACCGCGACGACACTGTCGCGACGCGGATGGATGGTGGTGACCGGGGCGGGGCCGGGGATCATGCAGGCCGCGGCCGAGGGCGCTGGCCGTGAGCGTTCCCTCGGCGTCTCGATCCGGCTGCCGTTCGAGGAGAGTCCCAGTGCGGCGACCGTCGAATCCGGCAATCACGTGGCGATGAAGTATTTCTTCACCCGCAAGCTCATGCTGGTCAAGGAATCCCGCGGGTTCGTCTTCGTGCCGGGAGGGTTCGGCACGCTCGATGAGATGTTCGAGGTGCTGACCCTGCAACAGACCGGCAAGGCGGAACCGGCTCCCATCGTCCTGCTGGACAGTCCCGATGGAACGTTCTGGGCAGGGCTGCGACGGTTCGCCCGCGAGGCGATGATCCCGGCCGGAGTCATCTCCGCCGACGACTTCGACCGGGTCCTGGTGACCGACTCGGTGCCCGCGGCAGCCGACGAGATCACCGGCTTCTGGCGCAACTACGACTCGCTGCGCTGGGTCGGACGCCGGCTGGTGTTGCGTCTGCGCGCGGAGCCGACCCCCGCCGAGGTCGACGACCTCAATGATCGGTTCGGACACCTGCTGACCAAGGGCCGCATCGTACGCTCCGCTCCGCTCGCGCAGGAGGCGGGCGACAACGATCGTGTCGACCTGCCTCGGCTCCTGATGACCTATGATCCGCGCCAGGTGGGCTCCCTCCACCGGCTCATCCGCGCCGTCAACACGCTTCCCAGTTCACCCGGCGGACCGGCCACATCGGAGTAGTCGACCCGCTCCTCGCCGCTCACGGACCGAGCAGAGCCAGCGGCACCACGGCGATGCCGTCCGGCCGTCGGTACGCCGTCGTGCCGGTGGTGACCACCATGAGGTCGGCCATCCTGTCGGGAATCTGATCGCGGAGCCACACCAGATGCCGGACGTCGGAGGTGGTCACCTCTGGAGCCAGTTTCACTTCGATGCCGAGGATCTGACCATCGACGCCCTGGACGATGAGGTCGACCTCTCGATCTCCACCGGTGAGGCGAAGGTGGCTCACCGACGCTTCTGCGGCCTGGGCCAGGACTCGGACCCCCAGGGTCACGAGCGATTCGAAGAGCGGACCCGCCATATGCGCGCCGGCAGTCCCGAGCAACGACGCCGCGGACAGGCCGAGGAGGCGCGCCGCCAACGCAGGGTCGGCAAGCTGATGCTTCGGGGCCTGCTGCAATCGACGGATGGGATTGTTCGCAGGTGTCCATCCGGGCACCGGATCGAGCAACCAGAGCTGGCTGAGGTGATCGCGATAGGCGATCGTTGTCGTCTTCGCTGGCTGATTCGAATCTCCGCCGGTCGTCGCATCGAGCAGCCGTGAGTAGGCGGTCGTCGTCGACGACGCAGCCGCGTACGCCGCGAGCCACGACCTGAGCGTCGCCGGTCGGCGCACGTCGTACCCCCGCTCGGGCAGGTCCCGATCGATGACGCGCTGCAGGTAGGCGTCGAGGAGAGCCCGACGCAGACGCGGCGCCGTGGCCATGATGCCGGG encodes:
- a CDS encoding peptidyl-tRNA hydrolase yields the protein MQLVVRRDRHVPTREIDVAEAAARAVVSLLADERAAPGGPWHDAVEYWSDDRIRKLVRRADGKRWDDVQILDGITTSQPGPEGHATAAVRAFVPAPVHPLPRLLDKLQVSGTQFETGGESLTVDPVVVIEVSPLIELTSGKLAAQCGHAAQLAWEAMDAPIRRRWRADGLRVRVDHPDPVAWAAATRPVSVVDAGFTELDGPTETVRARWMPGYRWPAGDPEWRNR
- a CDS encoding AAA family ATPase, with the translated sequence MNEVTDHISVRGARVHNLKGIDVDIPLRELVGIAGVSGSGKSSLALGVLYAEGSRRYIEALSTYTRRRMAHAPRAAVDSVQHVPAALALRQRPGVPGVRSTFGTSTELLNVLRLMFSRLASHRCPNGHRIGPTIDVAAEIPIRCPVCGAAVTPPGAEALAFNSGGACPTCAGTGVVRAVDEATLVPDGSKSIDQGAVASWQMIGFKVMPQVVAEFGVRTEVPFDKLTAAERDIVLHGPEEKRHISVTTKTGRFVELDFTFRNARLTVEEALRTAKDERAVQRIAKFLTTGTCPDCHGSRLSEAARTPRIGDLGLADVTALTLDDVVAWAPTVRGTLPAEMLPMADALVDTLLGMARRLIQLGLGYLTLDRAGATLSTGELQRVQLARAVRNETTGVLYVLDEPSIGLHPANVDGLLGVMRDLLTDGNSVVFVDHDVQILREATWLVEIGPGSGTEGGTVLAQGPVAAVQRDPASLLGGFLTGDQPVVVRERVTAAEMFSIGRIRLETAAIHTVRPLRVDIPRGRLVAVTGVSGSGKTTFVLDSLVPALVALAGRSGNGRSGRTGRVPGHVRTIEADGITRVHTVDATPIGVNVRSTVATYSGVYDDLRKAYAATDDATRLGLTASDFSYNTGSLACPRCEGTGQVSLDVQFLPDIDIPCPDCGGSRYAPRALEIRRGGIALPELLGHTVREALGVVGDLPAVRRRLSALDDLGLGYLTLGEDTPALSGGEAQRLKLATELHRDQSGAVFVLDEPSVGLHPLDVRTLLDVLQRLTDRGASVIVIEHDLDLIANADQVIDMGPGGGAAGGRIIAVGTPDEIARADASTTGRYLARHLGR
- a CDS encoding FAD-binding protein gives rise to the protein MSGTGDETYDVVVVGSGAAAFATALGAVDEGLSVIMVESTDRWGGSTAMSGGGLWLPDNPLMRRQGAADSREEALDYLRRTVGEPGPASSPERLEAFVGGVEDFVLTAERHGMEFLRDPDYPDYYPELPGGKIGRAIEGQNFDLKRLGEWATTQRDPIPLPVRTNDVWLLGRAWSTPGGFVRGAQFVFRALGGLVRGKRLVGLGGALAAQFAHAVLVRGGVPLLLGTPAEALVTEGDRVVGVRVGAPGGEKVLRARRGVMLAAGGFEHNREWRRRYEGIDGYPSGNPGNLGDAIAMAQDLGAAVDYMEDAWWGASLAPVEGGTPSFLVGERSMPYGLMVDARGQRFANESESYVDLGHHMLAHDRDGDYWFITEARHSRRYFSTFSIIPGLTKAMAAQGLLFRAGSLDALAGRIGVDPAVLRGTVERFNGFARTGRDQDFHRGDSAYDRYYGDPTVRPNPCLGPLEKGPFTAYKVVIGDLGTKGGVVTDADARVLRADGSVIAGLYAAGNTTASVMGHTYPGPGSTIGPASVFGLRGARRMAKEAAIG
- a CDS encoding helix-turn-helix domain-containing protein, with translation MEQRRPKANRGPAAAAENRTAILRSARRLFAAQGFRVPLTAIARDAGVGQGVLYRHFPTRMDLALAVFDENLTRIERTAASGGPEVFDRVWRELVTLILTDVAFVETAVEADRTATAEQSADRLAGIITPLLDDARRAGSVDSDVDVDDLFRALRAAYGLVVTAQDSAQARRDVVALMTSLGLPAPQ
- a CDS encoding TIGR00730 family Rossman fold protein translates to MVDRSLISDQASIPDQAAETATRLVTEAGITANADLVARILETGLGLGTDAPTRLDLKIASAALTEMRAAFRLFAPYQGVPKVTIFGSARTRPDTLLYRAAADTATTLSRRGWMVVTGAGPGIMQAAAEGAGRERSLGVSIRLPFEESPSAATVESGNHVAMKYFFTRKLMLVKESRGFVFVPGGFGTLDEMFEVLTLQQTGKAEPAPIVLLDSPDGTFWAGLRRFAREAMIPAGVISADDFDRVLVTDSVPAAADEITGFWRNYDSLRWVGRRLVLRLRAEPTPAEVDDLNDRFGHLLTKGRIVRSAPLAQEAGDNDRVDLPRLLMTYDPRQVGSLHRLIRAVNTLPSSPGGPATSE
- a CDS encoding ATP-binding protein gives rise to the protein MDYLERTVDRELDELLPVAPAIALDGPKGVGKTDTARRRADAVWFLDDPAQREVARADFDLASVPPGTVLLDEWQKLPQVWDSVRRQVDAGAPSGRFLLTGSATPVDPAGTHSGAGRILSLRMRPMGLHERGMVTPTVSLSAALAGGAEHVGGQTAFSLRDYADAIVDSGFPGIMATAPRLRRALLDAYLQRVIDRDLPERGYDVRRPATLRSWLAAYAAASSTTTAYSRLLDATTGGDSNQPAKTTTIAYRDHLSQLWLLDPVPGWTPANNPIRRLQQAPKHQLADPALAARLLGLSAASLLGTAGAHMAGPLFESLVTLGVRVLAQAAEASVSHLRLTGGDREVDLIVQGVDGQILGIEVKLAPEVTTSDVRHLVWLRDQIPDRMADLMVVTTGTTAYRRPDGIAVVPLALLGP